The Malaclemys terrapin pileata isolate rMalTer1 chromosome 19, rMalTer1.hap1, whole genome shotgun sequence genome has a window encoding:
- the TARDBP gene encoding TAR DNA-binding protein 43: MSEYIRVTEDENDEPIEIPSEDDGTVLLSTVTAQFPGACGLRYRNPVSQCMRGVRLVEGILHAPDAGWGNLVYVVNYPKDNKRKMDETDASSAVKVKRAVQKTSDLIVLGLPWKTTEQDLKEYFSTFGEVLMVQVKKDIKTGHSKGFGFVRFTEYETQVKVMSQRHMIDGRWCDCKLPNSKQSPDEPLRSRKVFVGRCTEDMTADELRQFFSQYGEVVDVFIPKPFRAFAFVTFADDQVAQSLCGEDLIIKGISVHISNAEPKHNSNRQLERGGRFGGNPGGFGNQGGFGNSRGGGGGLGNNQGSNMGGGMNFGAFSINPAMMAAAQAALQSSWGMMGMLASQQNQSGPSGNNQPQGNMQREQNQGFSSGSNSYGGSNSGAAIGWGSASNAGSSSGFNGGFGSSMDSKSSGWGM, translated from the exons ATGTCTGAATACATCCGCGTTACTGAGGATGAGAACGATGAGCCCATTGAGATCCCTTCAGAGGATGATGGCACTGTGCTGCTATCCACAGTTACTGCCCAGTTCCCCGGAGCATGTGGCCTGCGTTACAGGAACCCAGTGTCTCAGTGTATGAGAGGAGTCCGGCTAGTGGAAGGAATTCTCCATGCTCCAGATGCTGGCTGGGGAAATCTGGTCTATGTTGTTAATTATCCCAAAG ATAACAAGAGGAAAATGGATGAAACAGATGCCTCATCAGCCGTGAAAGTAAAACGAGCAGTACAAAAAACATCTGATTTAATAGTTTTGGGTCTTCCCTGGAAAACCACTGAACAAGATCTAAAGGAATATTTCAGTACATTTGGAGAAGTTCTCATGGTGCAG GTTAAGAAAGACATTAAGACTGGTCACTcaaagggttttggttttgttcgaTTTACGGAGTATGAAACCCAGGTGAAAGTGATGTCCCAACGACACATGATAGATGGAAGATGGTGTGACTGTAAACTTCCTAATTCTAAG CAAAGTCCTGATGAACCTTTGCGTAGCAGAAAGGTGTTCGTTGGGCGCTGCACTGAGGATATGACTGCAGATGAGCTCCGGCAGTTCTTTTCTCAGTATGGAGAAGTGGTAGATGTCTTCATCCCCAAACCCTTCAGAGCTTTTGCTTTTGTTACATTTGCAGATGATcag GTTGCCCAGTCTCTTTGTGGAGAGGACTTGATCATTAAAGGAATCAGCGTACATATATCCAATGCTGAACCTAAGCACAATAGCAATAGACAGTTAGAAAGAGGTGGAAGATTTGGTGGTAATCCGGGAGGCTTTGGGAATCAGGGTGGATTTGGTAATagcagggggggaggaggtggtttGGGGAACAACCAGGGCAGTAATATGGGTGGAGGGATGAATTTTGGAGCATTTAGTATCAACCCTGCTATGATGGCGGCAGCCCAAGCAGCATTGCAGAGCAGCTGGGGGATGATGGGCATGTTAGCTAGTCAACAGAACCAGTCTGGGCCATCGGGAAACAACCAACCTCAAGGCAACATGCAAAGGGAGCAGAACCAGGGTTTTAGTTCAGGAAGTAATTCTTATGGAGGATCTAACTCTGGAGCAGCAATAGGTTGGGGGTCAGCATCAAATGCAGGATCAAGCAGTGGGTTTAATGGAGGCTTTGGTTCAAGTATGGATTCCAAATCATCAGGCTGGGGAATGTAG